A region from the Microvirgula aerodenitrificans DSM 15089 genome encodes:
- the dinB gene encoding DNA polymerase IV yields the protein MSAERKIIHVDCDCFYASVEMRDNPALREVPLAIGGASDQRGVIATSNYLARRFGVRSAMSTRRAMLACPDLVLLPPDFPRYREASQAIRRIFLEYTDRVEPLSLDEAYLDVSGQPHCLGSATRMAEEIRARIAREVGITASAGIAGNKLLAKIASDWNKPDGQFVVPPSAVDAFIRPLPVSKLWGVGQATAARLARLGVSDCASLQAWTPEALEQHFGKLGRSLYHQCRGIDSRPVVSERVRKSLSVEYTYAQDLPDLAACRAALPALCDDFFRRLARAADPRTPHKAIVKIRFHDFRQTSMECLCAQPDREVFSLLLDSAWARGGKPVRLLGVGVRFGDDDDAGIGITLPLWDAA from the coding sequence ATGAGCGCCGAGCGCAAGATCATCCATGTCGACTGCGACTGCTTCTACGCGTCGGTCGAGATGCGCGACAACCCGGCGCTGCGCGAGGTGCCGCTGGCCATCGGCGGCGCCTCCGACCAGCGCGGCGTCATCGCGACCAGCAATTACCTGGCCCGCCGTTTCGGCGTGCGTTCGGCCATGTCCACCCGCCGCGCGATGCTGGCCTGCCCCGACCTGGTGCTGCTGCCACCGGACTTCCCGCGCTACCGCGAGGCGTCGCAGGCCATCCGCCGCATTTTTCTCGAGTACACCGACCGGGTCGAGCCGCTGTCACTGGACGAAGCCTATCTCGATGTCAGCGGCCAGCCGCACTGCCTGGGCAGCGCGACACGGATGGCCGAGGAGATCCGGGCGCGGATCGCGCGCGAGGTCGGCATCACCGCCAGCGCCGGCATCGCCGGCAACAAGCTGCTGGCCAAGATCGCCAGCGACTGGAACAAGCCCGACGGCCAGTTCGTGGTACCGCCGTCCGCTGTCGACGCCTTTATCCGCCCGCTGCCGGTGTCAAAACTGTGGGGCGTTGGCCAGGCAACCGCCGCCCGGCTGGCCCGGCTCGGCGTCAGTGATTGCGCCAGCCTGCAGGCATGGACGCCGGAAGCGCTGGAGCAGCATTTCGGCAAGCTGGGCCGTTCGCTGTACCACCAGTGTCGCGGCATCGACAGCCGGCCGGTGGTCAGCGAGCGGGTGCGCAAGTCGCTGTCGGTCGAGTACACCTATGCCCAGGATCTGCCCGACCTGGCCGCCTGCCGGGCCGCACTGCCGGCGCTGTGCGACGATTTCTTCCGCCGCCTGGCCCGCGCTGCCGATCCGCGCACGCCGCACAAGGCCATCGTCAAGATCCGCTTCCACGACTTCCGCCAGACCAGCATGGAATGCCTGTGTGCACAGCCGGACCGCGAGGTGTTCTCGCTGCTGCTCGACAGCGCCTGGGCACGCGGCGGCAAGCCGGTGCGCCTGCTCGGCGTTGGCGTCCGCTTCGGGGACGACGACGATGCCGGCATCGGCATCACGCTGCCGCTGTGGGACGCAGCATGA
- the hutH gene encoding histidine ammonia-lyase encodes MLTLTPGALTLAQLRLVDRDAPPLELDPAAAAAIDACADTVARIAARGAPAYGINTGFGRLASTHIPHDQLELLQRNLVLSHAVGVGEPMPAPVVRLMIALKLSSLGRGHSGVRRVVMDALIALYNADVLPLIPVKGSVGASGDLAPLAHLSAALLGVGEVFIAGRRAPAAEGLTAAGLQPMTLAAKEGLALLNGTQASTALALHNLFAIEDLFRTALVAGSLSVDAAAGSTAPFDPRIHALRGQAGQIDAAAAYRTLLEGSAINLSHSDCGKVQDPYSLRCQPQVMGACLDQMRHAASVLLIEANAVSDNPLIFPDSDEVLSGGNFHAEPVAFAADNLALAVAEIGSIAERRIALLIDATLSGLPPFLVRDGGVNSGFMIAHVTAAALASENKTLAHPASVDSLPTSANQEDHVSMATFATRKLADLADNTAAILAIELLAAAQGIDLRGPHVTSPRLREVMSLLRRHVPHYDIDRYFAPDIAAVTALVREGAFAAHSPLAFD; translated from the coding sequence ATGCTCACGCTCACTCCCGGCGCCCTGACCCTGGCGCAACTGCGTCTTGTCGACCGTGACGCGCCCCCGCTGGAACTCGATCCGGCCGCCGCTGCCGCCATCGACGCCTGCGCCGATACCGTGGCACGCATTGCCGCCCGGGGTGCGCCGGCCTATGGCATCAACACCGGCTTCGGCCGGCTGGCCAGCACGCACATCCCGCACGATCAGCTCGAACTGCTGCAGCGCAATCTGGTGCTGTCGCATGCGGTCGGCGTCGGCGAGCCGATGCCGGCGCCGGTAGTCCGGCTGATGATCGCCCTGAAGCTGTCCAGCCTCGGCCGGGGACATTCCGGCGTCCGCCGCGTGGTCATGGACGCCCTGATTGCGCTGTACAACGCCGACGTGCTGCCGCTGATTCCGGTCAAGGGTTCGGTCGGCGCTTCCGGCGACCTGGCACCGCTGGCGCACCTGTCCGCCGCGCTGCTCGGTGTCGGCGAGGTATTCATCGCCGGCCGGCGCGCGCCGGCGGCGGAAGGGCTGACCGCCGCCGGCCTGCAACCGATGACCCTGGCGGCCAAGGAAGGGCTGGCCTTGCTGAACGGCACCCAGGCGTCGACGGCGCTGGCGCTGCACAATCTGTTCGCGATCGAGGATCTGTTCCGTACCGCGCTGGTGGCCGGCAGTCTGTCGGTGGATGCCGCCGCCGGCTCGACGGCGCCGTTCGATCCGCGCATCCACGCGCTGCGCGGCCAGGCCGGCCAGATCGACGCTGCCGCGGCTTACCGCACGCTGCTGGAAGGCTCGGCCATCAATCTGTCACACAGCGACTGCGGCAAGGTGCAGGACCCTTACAGCCTGCGCTGCCAGCCCCAGGTCATGGGCGCCTGTCTCGACCAGATGCGCCATGCCGCCTCGGTGCTGCTGATCGAGGCCAACGCCGTATCCGACAACCCGCTGATTTTCCCGGACAGCGACGAAGTGCTGTCCGGCGGCAATTTCCACGCCGAACCGGTCGCCTTCGCCGCCGACAACCTGGCGCTGGCCGTCGCCGAGATCGGCTCGATCGCCGAGCGGCGCATTGCGCTGCTGATCGACGCCACGCTGTCCGGCCTGCCACCGTTCCTGGTCAGGGATGGCGGCGTCAATTCCGGCTTCATGATTGCCCATGTCACCGCCGCCGCGCTGGCCAGCGAAAACAAGACCCTGGCCCATCCGGCCTCGGTCGACTCGCTGCCAACCTCGGCCAACCAGGAAGACCATGTGTCGATGGCGACTTTTGCCACGCGCAAGCTGGCCGATCTGGCCGACAATACCGCAGCCATTCTCGCCATCGAGCTGCTGGCGGCGGCACAGGGCATCGACCTGCGCGGCCCGCACGTCACCAGCCCGCGCCTGCGCGAGGTCATGTCGCTGCTGCGCCGCCATGTGCCGCATTACGATATCGACCGCTATTTCGCCCCCGACATTGCCGCCGTGACCGCCCTGGTCCGCGAGGGCGCGTTCGCCGCGCACAGCCCGCTGGCTTTCGACTAG
- the hutU gene encoding urocanate hydratase, translated as MTDPRLDPSREIHAPRGTTLSCKNWLIEAAYRMIQNNLDPEVAEHPQALVVYGGIGRAARDWACFDQILASLRALDEDETLLIQSGKPVGVFRTHVDAPRVLIANSNLVPHWATWEHFNALDRKGLMMYGQMTAGSWIYIGTQGIVQGTYETFFAVARQHFDGQPAGRWILTGGLGGMGGAQPLAATMAGFSMIAVECDASRIDFRLRTCYLDRKADTLDQALEMIETARRDGRPLSIGLLGNAADVFCELVARGITPDVVTDQTSAHDPVNGYLPQGWDIDRWHEARRRDPQSVILPARQSMAVQVRAMLALQARGAATLDYGNNIRQVALEMGVDRAFDFPGFVPAYIRPLFCEGKGPFRWVALSGDPEDIYRTDSKVRELIPDDAHLHHWLDMARERIAFQGLPARICWVGVHDRYRLGLAFNEMVRNGELKAPVVIGRDHLDTGSVASPNRETEAMADGSDAVSDWPLLNALLSTAGGATWVSLHHGGGVGMGFSQHAGMVIVCDGSEAADRRLKRVLFNDPASGVMRHADAGYPLARQTARDAGLQLPMLDH; from the coding sequence CTGACCGACCCGCGCCTTGATCCGTCCCGCGAGATACACGCGCCGCGCGGCACCACGCTGTCGTGCAAGAACTGGCTGATCGAGGCCGCCTACCGGATGATCCAGAACAATCTCGACCCCGAGGTGGCGGAGCATCCGCAGGCGCTGGTCGTCTATGGCGGCATCGGCCGCGCCGCGCGCGACTGGGCGTGTTTCGACCAGATTCTCGCCTCGCTGCGGGCGCTGGACGAGGACGAGACGCTGCTGATCCAGTCCGGCAAGCCGGTCGGCGTGTTCCGCACCCACGTCGATGCGCCGCGGGTGCTGATTGCCAACTCGAACCTGGTCCCGCACTGGGCCACCTGGGAGCACTTCAACGCGCTGGATCGCAAGGGGCTGATGATGTATGGCCAGATGACGGCCGGCAGCTGGATCTACATCGGCACCCAGGGCATCGTCCAGGGCACGTATGAAACCTTCTTTGCCGTCGCCCGCCAGCACTTCGACGGCCAGCCGGCCGGGCGCTGGATCCTGACCGGCGGACTGGGCGGCATGGGCGGTGCGCAGCCGCTGGCCGCCACCATGGCCGGCTTTTCGATGATCGCGGTCGAATGCGACGCCTCGAGAATCGACTTCCGCCTGCGTACCTGCTACCTCGACCGCAAGGCCGACACGCTGGACCAGGCGCTGGAGATGATCGAAACCGCCCGCCGTGATGGCCGGCCACTGTCGATCGGCCTGCTTGGCAATGCCGCCGACGTCTTCTGCGAGCTGGTGGCACGCGGCATCACCCCGGACGTGGTCACCGACCAGACCAGCGCCCATGACCCGGTCAACGGCTACCTGCCGCAGGGCTGGGATATCGACCGCTGGCACGAGGCCCGGCGCCGCGATCCGCAGTCGGTCATCCTGCCGGCCAGACAGTCGATGGCCGTTCAGGTCCGCGCCATGCTGGCGCTGCAGGCACGCGGTGCGGCAACGCTGGACTACGGCAACAACATCCGCCAGGTGGCGCTGGAGATGGGTGTCGACCGGGCGTTCGATTTCCCCGGCTTCGTGCCGGCCTATATCCGGCCGCTGTTCTGCGAGGGCAAGGGCCCGTTCCGCTGGGTCGCGCTGTCCGGCGACCCGGAGGACATCTACCGTACCGACAGCAAGGTCAGGGAGCTGATCCCGGACGATGCCCACCTGCACCACTGGCTGGACATGGCGCGCGAGCGCATCGCCTTCCAGGGGCTGCCGGCACGCATCTGCTGGGTCGGCGTCCACGACCGCTACCGGCTCGGCCTGGCTTTCAACGAGATGGTGCGCAACGGCGAACTGAAAGCGCCGGTGGTCATCGGTCGCGATCATCTCGATACCGGCTCGGTCGCCAGCCCGAACCGCGAGACCGAGGCCATGGCCGACGGCTCGGACGCGGTGTCGGACTGGCCATTGCTGAATGCGCTGCTGAGCACCGCCGGTGGTGCCACCTGGGTATCGCTGCATCACGGCGGCGGGGTCGGCATGGGCTTCAGCCAGCATGCCGGCATGGTCATCGTCTGCGATGGCAGCGAGGCGGCCGACCGCCGGCTGAAGCGGGTGCTGTTCAATGACCCGGCCAGCGGCGTGATGCGGCACGCGGATGCCGGCTATCCGCTGGCCCGGCAAACCGCGCGTGACGCCGGCCTGCAATTGCCTATGCTGGATCACTGA
- the hutI gene encoding imidazolonepropionase, whose protein sequence is MQADLLIRRVHLAGVEGGAGSYGECRDAALSIRDGRIDWLGADSAVPAGLAARREIDGHGGWLTPGLIDCHTHLVYAGNRAREFDLRLNGASYADIARAGGGIRSTVRDTRAADDNSLYLSARKRLAALIGEGTTTVEIKSGYGLDLDTERRMLHVAHRLAAEGVTVRTTFLGAHAVPPEYADRADDYIDHLVEVVLPALDDEGLIDAVDAFCEQVGFTPAQVGRLFTAARERGIACKLHAEQLSDQGGATLAAGFGALSADHLEWLSAVGIAAMRRAGTIAVLLPGAFHFLRETRLPPVAALRDAGVPMALATDCNPGTSPLTSLLTTMNFGCTLFRLTPAEALAGVTRHAAAALGLADRGRLAIGLRADLALWEIGHPAELSYHLGYNPLAQRIFNGIPDHVPSV, encoded by the coding sequence ATGCAAGCCGATCTGCTGATCCGCCGCGTACATCTCGCCGGTGTCGAAGGCGGCGCTGGCAGTTACGGCGAATGCCGGGATGCCGCACTGAGCATCCGCGATGGCCGCATCGACTGGCTCGGCGCCGACAGCGCCGTGCCGGCCGGGCTGGCCGCACGGCGGGAAATCGACGGCCATGGCGGCTGGCTGACGCCCGGGCTGATCGACTGCCACACCCACCTGGTATACGCCGGCAACCGTGCCCGCGAGTTCGACCTGCGCCTGAACGGCGCCAGCTATGCCGATATCGCCCGCGCCGGTGGCGGCATCCGCTCGACCGTGCGCGACACCCGCGCCGCCGACGACAACAGCCTGTATCTCAGCGCAAGAAAACGGCTGGCCGCGCTGATCGGCGAGGGCACGACCACGGTCGAGATCAAGTCCGGCTACGGCCTCGATCTCGACACCGAACGCCGGATGCTGCACGTCGCCCATCGCCTCGCGGCCGAAGGCGTCACCGTCCGCACCACTTTTCTCGGCGCGCACGCCGTGCCGCCGGAGTATGCCGACCGCGCCGACGACTATATCGACCATCTGGTCGAGGTCGTACTGCCGGCGCTGGACGACGAAGGACTGATCGACGCCGTCGATGCGTTCTGCGAGCAGGTCGGTTTCACCCCGGCCCAGGTCGGCCGGCTGTTCACGGCCGCGCGCGAACGCGGCATCGCCTGCAAGCTGCATGCCGAGCAGTTGTCCGACCAGGGCGGTGCGACGCTGGCCGCCGGGTTCGGCGCCCTGTCGGCCGATCATCTTGAATGGCTGTCGGCCGTCGGCATCGCGGCCATGCGCCGCGCCGGCACCATCGCCGTGCTGCTGCCGGGCGCCTTTCACTTCCTGCGCGAAACCCGGCTGCCACCAGTCGCCGCGCTGCGCGACGCCGGCGTACCGATGGCACTGGCAACCGACTGCAATCCGGGCACCTCTCCGCTGACCTCGCTGCTGACCACCATGAATTTCGGCTGCACCCTGTTCCGCCTGACGCCGGCCGAGGCGCTGGCCGGCGTGACCCGCCATGCAGCGGCCGCGCTCGGTCTCGCCGACCGCGGCCGGCTGGCCATCGGCCTGCGTGCCGATCTGGCACTGTGGGAGATCGGACATCCGGCCGAGCTGTCCTACCATCTGGGCTACAACCCGCTGGCCCAGCGCATTTTCAACGGGATACCCGATCATGTTCCTTCCGTTTGA
- the hutG gene encoding formimidoylglutamase: MFLPFDPSIWHGRIDSEEGPLGRRWHQQVLSPRADAPGTALIGFACDAGVARNHGRIGAAGGPAAIRSALAGLAWHGERPLYDAGDVRCDGDALEAAQQELGEQVATLLDAGHRPLVLGGGHEVAFGSWQGLAAHCARQSRPLVIGIINLDAHFDLRAGDRATSGTPFRQIADDCAARGWPFHYACLGVAAPSNTAALFARARELGVQWVDDQSMRDWHPAILGDFIDRVDVIHLSIDLDVLPASVAPGVSAPAAFGVELAVIERIAAQVRASGKLRLAELAELNPRHDIDSHTARIAARLVFQLL; encoded by the coding sequence ATGTTCCTTCCGTTTGACCCGTCCATCTGGCATGGCCGCATCGACAGCGAGGAAGGCCCGCTGGGCCGGCGCTGGCACCAGCAGGTCCTCTCCCCGCGCGCCGATGCCCCCGGCACGGCGCTGATCGGCTTCGCCTGCGATGCCGGCGTTGCCCGCAATCACGGCCGCATCGGTGCGGCCGGCGGGCCGGCAGCGATCCGCAGCGCGCTGGCCGGACTGGCCTGGCATGGCGAGCGGCCGCTGTACGACGCCGGCGACGTGCGCTGCGACGGTGACGCCCTGGAGGCCGCCCAGCAGGAGCTCGGCGAACAAGTGGCGACACTGCTCGATGCCGGACACCGCCCGCTGGTGCTCGGCGGCGGCCACGAGGTGGCTTTCGGTTCCTGGCAGGGGCTGGCGGCGCACTGCGCCCGCCAGTCGCGGCCACTGGTCATCGGCATCATCAATCTCGATGCCCACTTCGATCTGCGCGCCGGTGACCGCGCGACCTCCGGCACGCCGTTCCGCCAGATCGCCGACGACTGCGCCGCCCGGGGCTGGCCATTCCACTATGCATGCCTCGGTGTCGCCGCGCCGTCCAATACCGCCGCGCTGTTCGCCCGCGCCCGCGAACTCGGTGTGCAGTGGGTGGACGACCAGTCGATGCGGGACTGGCATCCGGCCATCCTCGGCGATTTCATCGACCGGGTGGACGTCATCCATTTGAGCATCGATCTGGATGTGCTGCCGGCCAGCGTCGCACCCGGCGTGTCGGCGCCGGCGGCGTTCGGGGTCGAGCTGGCGGTCATCGAGCGCATCGCAGCCCAGGTCCGCGCCAGTGGCAAGCTCCGGCTGGCCGAACTGGCCGAACTGAACCCGCGCCACGATATCGACAGCCACACCGCGCGGATTGCCGCCCGGCTGGTCTTCCAGTTGCTGTAA
- a CDS encoding DUF2145 domain-containing protein — protein sequence MNARRLACLLPLLTAMLAALPAHAGQTCHETPLEPATVRSAFRSGLALQQQLDQLSPDVAVIARVGQDLSEYGLHYSHAAFVTRDAPGQPWRVSHLLNDCGQATSVLWREGLANFFLDDMFSYESLVVIPDAQTQARLRLLLRNPASLEQMHASRYNMLAYPYSTQYQNSNQWVLEVLSEALAGRQFARRADAQAWLQSAGYQPGTLQIGAMKRLGGRMFRANVAFDDHPTQRRMAGQIDTITVESVIEMLKRSSPGTQLKPVPAPAA from the coding sequence ATGAACGCGCGCCGCCTTGCCTGCCTGCTGCCGCTGCTGACGGCGATGCTGGCTGCCCTGCCCGCCCATGCCGGCCAGACCTGCCACGAAACCCCGCTGGAACCGGCCACTGTGCGCAGCGCCTTCCGCAGCGGGCTGGCCCTGCAACAGCAACTCGACCAGTTGTCGCCCGATGTGGCCGTGATTGCACGGGTCGGCCAGGATCTGTCCGAGTACGGGCTGCACTACTCCCACGCCGCCTTTGTCACCCGCGATGCCCCCGGCCAGCCGTGGCGGGTCAGCCACCTGCTGAACGACTGCGGCCAGGCCACCTCGGTGCTGTGGCGCGAGGGGCTGGCCAATTTCTTCCTCGACGACATGTTCTCGTACGAGTCGCTGGTCGTGATTCCCGACGCACAGACCCAGGCCCGCCTGCGCCTGCTGCTGCGCAATCCGGCCTCGCTGGAGCAGATGCACGCGTCCCGTTACAACATGCTGGCCTACCCGTACTCGACCCAGTACCAGAACTCCAACCAGTGGGTGCTGGAAGTGCTGTCGGAAGCGCTGGCCGGTCGCCAGTTTGCCCGTCGTGCCGACGCGCAGGCCTGGCTGCAATCGGCCGGCTATCAGCCCGGCACGCTGCAGATCGGCGCGATGAAGCGGCTGGGCGGGCGGATGTTCCGTGCCAATGTGGCGTTCGACGACCATCCGACCCAGCGCCGGATGGCCGGCCAGATCGACACCATCACCGTCGAGTCCGTGATCGAGATGCTGAAACGGAGCAGCCCGGGAACGCAGCTCAAACCGGTCCCGGCACCCGCCGCCTGA
- a CDS encoding quaternary amine ABC transporter ATP-binding protein — MPRIVARHIVKIFGHGSERALAMLRQGAAKAEVLAATGCTVGLDDVSLEIDAGQVFVIMGLSGSGKSTLVRHFNRLIDPTAGEILIDGEDILQLDAAGLRALRRRSVSMVFQHFGLLPHKSVLDNVAYGLVVRGEKTGSAREAARHWIDKVGLAGYEAMRPDTLSGGMRQRVGLARALTADTDILLMDEAFSALDPLIRREMQDQLLELQATLHKTIVFITHDIDEALRLGQRIAVLRDGRLVQVGDADDIVNRPVDDYVRRFVDRR; from the coding sequence ATGCCCAGAATCGTCGCCAGGCACATTGTCAAAATCTTCGGCCACGGCAGTGAGCGGGCACTGGCCATGCTGCGCCAGGGGGCGGCCAAGGCCGAGGTGCTGGCCGCGACCGGCTGCACGGTCGGCCTCGACGATGTGTCGCTGGAGATCGACGCCGGGCAGGTGTTCGTGATCATGGGGCTGTCCGGTTCCGGCAAGTCGACGCTGGTGCGCCATTTCAACCGGCTGATCGACCCGACCGCCGGTGAAATCCTGATCGATGGCGAAGACATCCTGCAACTGGATGCTGCCGGGTTGCGCGCCTTGCGCCGGCGCTCGGTCAGCATGGTGTTCCAGCACTTCGGCCTGCTGCCGCACAAGAGCGTGCTCGACAACGTGGCCTACGGGCTGGTGGTGCGTGGCGAAAAAACGGGTAGTGCGCGCGAGGCGGCACGGCACTGGATCGACAAGGTCGGGCTGGCCGGCTATGAGGCCATGCGGCCCGACACGCTGTCCGGCGGCATGCGCCAGCGGGTCGGGCTGGCGCGGGCGCTGACCGCCGATACCGACATCCTGCTGATGGACGAGGCCTTTTCCGCACTGGACCCGCTGATCCGGCGGGAAATGCAGGACCAGTTGCTTGAGCTGCAGGCGACACTGCACAAGACCATTGTCTTTATCACCCACGATATCGACGAGGCATTGCGGCTCGGCCAGCGCATCGCCGTGTTGCGCGATGGCCGGCTGGTCCAGGTCGGCGACGCCGACGATATCGTCAACCGGCCGGTCGACGACTACGTGCGGCGCTTTGTCGACCGGCGCTAG
- a CDS encoding MFS transporter, producing MASSFAFFPTRRFLPLFCTQFLGALNDNLLKTAFLVLVSYAGLSFAGLPPAQIVNMAAGVFILPFFLFSATAGRLAEKIDKSRVAHWVKIAEVAIMLLAAWGFYTHTVGALLTALFLMGAHSTFFGPVKYAVLPQHLREHELIGGNGLIEMGTFVAILVGQIGGALMVQSGSHTTVGILVAVALAGLLASLLIPAAPAPAPKLRLSANIAGDTWVLLRRVRRYPDVGSAIMGISWFWLLGAVYTTQLPTFTRLHLGGDANVYTLILALFSIGIASGSILCAKLSAGRLQLGLVLLGGAGMTLFGIDLFLSTHAPWQGPLLSMATFLTSPAHWRDMADLFLLGVSGGFFTVPLYTWLQTAAPEDFRAQAIAANNIVNGLYMVAATVASAVVLALTDSISLLFLLVSLGNLLAMLLLCRRAPRIWRERLAWIGGARQAP from the coding sequence GTGGCCTCGTCCTTTGCCTTCTTCCCGACCCGTCGTTTCCTGCCGCTTTTCTGCACCCAGTTTCTGGGCGCGCTGAACGACAACCTGCTGAAAACCGCCTTCCTGGTGCTGGTCAGCTATGCCGGGCTGTCCTTCGCCGGCCTGCCGCCGGCGCAGATCGTCAACATGGCCGCCGGCGTGTTCATCCTGCCGTTCTTCCTGTTTTCGGCCACGGCCGGCCGGCTGGCGGAGAAAATCGACAAATCGCGGGTCGCGCACTGGGTCAAGATTGCCGAAGTCGCCATCATGCTGCTGGCCGCCTGGGGCTTCTATACCCACACCGTCGGCGCCCTGCTGACCGCGCTGTTCCTGATGGGCGCCCATTCGACTTTTTTCGGCCCGGTCAAATACGCGGTCCTGCCGCAGCATCTGCGCGAGCACGAGCTGATCGGCGGTAACGGCCTGATCGAAATGGGAACCTTTGTCGCCATTCTGGTCGGCCAGATCGGCGGCGCGCTGATGGTCCAGTCCGGCTCGCACACCACGGTCGGGATTCTGGTCGCGGTCGCCCTCGCCGGCCTGCTGGCCAGCCTGCTGATTCCGGCCGCCCCGGCCCCCGCTCCGAAGCTGCGCCTGTCAGCCAATATCGCCGGCGATACCTGGGTGCTGCTGCGCCGGGTGCGCCGCTATCCGGATGTCGGCTCGGCCATCATGGGCATTTCCTGGTTCTGGCTGCTCGGCGCGGTCTATACCACCCAGTTGCCGACGTTTACCCGGCTGCACCTCGGCGGCGACGCCAATGTGTATACGCTGATTCTGGCGCTGTTCTCGATCGGCATTGCCAGCGGATCGATCCTGTGCGCAAAGCTGTCGGCCGGCCGGCTCCAGCTCGGTCTGGTGCTGCTGGGCGGCGCCGGCATGACCCTGTTCGGCATCGATCTGTTCCTGTCCACCCATGCCCCGTGGCAAGGCCCGCTGCTGTCGATGGCCACTTTCCTGACCAGCCCGGCACACTGGCGCGACATGGCCGACCTGTTTCTGCTCGGCGTGTCCGGCGGCTTCTTCACCGTGCCGCTGTACACCTGGCTGCAGACTGCCGCACCGGAGGATTTCCGTGCCCAGGCCATTGCGGCGAACAATATCGTCAACGGTCTGTACATGGTGGCCGCTACCGTCGCCAGCGCCGTGGTGCTGGCGCTGACCGACAGTATCTCGCTGCTGTTCCTGCTGGTGTCGCTCGGCAATCTGCTCGCCATGCTGCTGCTGTGCCGCCGGGCACCGAGGATCTGGCGCGAACGGCTGGCGTGGATTGGCGGGGCCAGGCAGGCGCCCTGA
- the hutC gene encoding histidine utilization repressor, whose amino-acid sequence MPSPVQPKPVPAYAQIKAYVRRQIEQGIWQTGEQIPSEHELLKQFAVSRMTVHRALRELTAEQVLTRIQGAGTFVAGQKYQSTLVQIRNIADEIASRGHHHHCEVLLLERTRDRAALQALELDLGDEAFHSRLLHFDNDVPIQLEDRFVNPQLYPHYLKQDFRTLTPNAYMTREAPMQRAEYLIIARMPDATARHRLRMDIGDPCLVLQRRTWAHGRIATDVTLWHPGSRFQFAGAF is encoded by the coding sequence ATGCCCAGCCCCGTCCAGCCCAAACCCGTTCCCGCCTATGCCCAGATCAAGGCCTATGTCCGCCGCCAGATCGAGCAGGGCATCTGGCAGACCGGCGAGCAGATTCCGTCCGAGCACGAACTGCTCAAGCAGTTCGCCGTGTCGCGGATGACCGTGCACCGTGCCTTGCGCGAGCTGACCGCAGAACAGGTACTGACCCGGATCCAGGGCGCCGGCACCTTTGTCGCCGGGCAGAAGTACCAGTCCACGCTGGTGCAGATCCGGAATATCGCCGACGAAATCGCCAGCCGCGGCCATCACCACCACTGCGAGGTGCTGCTGCTGGAACGGACCCGCGACCGCGCGGCACTGCAGGCGCTGGAACTCGATCTGGGCGACGAAGCATTCCACTCGCGCCTGCTCCACTTCGACAATGACGTGCCGATCCAGCTCGAGGACCGCTTCGTGAATCCGCAGCTGTATCCGCACTATCTGAAGCAGGACTTCCGCACCCTGACGCCGAACGCCTACATGACGCGCGAAGCGCCGATGCAGCGGGCCGAATACCTGATCATCGCGCGGATGCCGGATGCGACCGCGCGGCACCGGCTGCGGATGGACATCGGCGACCCGTGCCTGGTCCTGCAGCGTCGCACCTGGGCGCACGGGCGCATCGCCACCGATGTCACGCTGTGGCATCCGGGATCGCGCTTCCAGTTTGCCGGCGCATTCTGA